Sequence from the Streptomyces sp. R33 genome:
GAGGGAGCGAGGGGTTTGCGCGGCCGCTGTCCGGTGAGCGAGCCGTCAGCTTTCCGACGGTACTGTGCCGTGATGTGATGAGCGGTGGGTCTCTTGCGATGGGTATTGCGAGCTGATGCACCCGCCGTGTCTGGCGCGGCCGGCCGACGCCATGGGACTGGACGAACCCTGCGCACCGAGCCTGACCGTGCGCCGCGGGTGACTCCCGGGGTCCGTGCGGCGGCGCGCTACGGCCGCATCCGCCGAGGGGCTCGCCGCGCAGCCCCTATCGTGGAATGCATGCGGCTCCTGCTGACCTCGGACACCCACCTCCCCACCCGCGCCAGGTCACTCCCGGAAGCCCTACTGGCGGCCGTCGACGAGGCCGACACCGTCATCCACGCCGGGGACTGGGTCGACGAGGCCACGCTCGACCTGTTGGAGTCCAGGTCTCGCCGGCTGATCGGCGTGTACGGCAACAATGACGGCCCGGGACTGTGTCGCAGACTCCCCGAGGTCGCCTACGCCGAGCTGGAAGGAGTGCGCTTCGGGGTCGTGCACGAAACGGGAGCGTCCGCCGGACGGGAGCGGCGCTGCGCCGCACGGTTCCCAGGGGTGGACGTCCTGGTGTTCGGCCACAGCCACATCCCATGGGACACCACTGCGGAGAGACTGCGCCTGCTCAACCCGGGCTCGCCCACGGACCGCAGGCGCCAGCCCTTCTGCTCGTTCATGACGCTGACCGTTGCGGACGGGAGGGTGTACGACGTGACGCTCCACCCCCTGCCCCCGCGGCACTGACCTCGCCCACAGGGAGGGCGTCGTACGCCGGCGGCAGCGGGCCGGTGGCCGGCTGCACCACGAACCGGGCTCCCCGCCCGCAGCGCTCCGCGAGGACGTGCCGACGAGGGAGCGGCCGAAGAGGATGTCGCCGCCGGTGTAAGGAGCCACCACGCCGCACGGTCTACAAGGGGCGGGGCCCGTTGCTTCGCCACCTGCGTTTGGGGGAGTCCCAGTCCGACCGGGACGGGGAGCCGGACGATGGCGGGCCGGTCGCCGCCCGGTCTTGGTACTCGGCCCTGCCGCGGGGAGGGGGCAGAGCCGAGTACGGGTCACGCCAGGTGGGCGCAGGCGACGGTGAGGCTGCTTGTCGCGGTGGCGCGGGAGGCTTCACGGACGCTGGCGGACCACCACACGGTTCCGTCTACGACCTCGGGGCGCGAGCTCATCACCGACGCCGTGTGGAAGCCGTGCCGCCTCCCCCGGGGAGTCCCCCCGCTGGGGCAGCCCAGTGTCCGGGCCGTACCCTAGGCCAGCTCGGCCGGCGGAAGTTCAAGGAGCTCGTAGCCGGCGGGCGGGATCGCACAGACCGCCGTTGCTTCACGGCCAACCGTGGTCGCAGTGCGAGATTGGGCGCTCGCCCACCAGACCGATGCTCCGCCCTGGTCGGCCGGGCGATGCACTGCGGAGCGCCGGGGTGATGCCGGCGGCCACTGCTCCCCCCAGGGCTACCTCGCCGACACCGTGCTCCCCGTACGGGCGGGCGCCATCGGATCCTTCGCGGAGGTGGACCTCGAGGGTGGGGCCCTACCGCCCTACCGCCCTACCGCACGGCCACCGTGGCGGCTCGGCTTTGGTGGGGGAGGGGCAGTTCGAACCATGTCGTCTTGCCGGTGAGGGTGCGGTGGCTACCCCAGTTGTGGGCGAGGGCGTCGACGAGTTCGATGCCGCGTCCGTTTTCGGCGTCGGCGGGGGCGGTCCGGCGGGTCGGGCCGTTCGGGTCGGCGTCCTCCACTTCGCACCGCAGGAGGCCGCCGTGCACGTGCACGCGGACGCCGATGGGACCGCGGGTGTGTCGCAGCGCATTGGTGATGAGCTCGCTGGCCACGAGCTGAGTCGTGTCGACCAGCTCCTCGAGGCCCCACGCGGTCAGCTGGGCTGTCAGGCGGCGCCGCGTACAGCCGACCGATTCCGGGGCGCGCACAACGGGCCAGGACGTGTTCCGGGTGACGGCGCGGTCGAGCCTCGCGCTGGGCGGGTTCAGGACACGCCCCCACATGGCCATCTGCCGCGCGGCCCATGCCGGGCGGGTGAGGTTCTGGTACGGCGCGCCGTGAACCGCGTGCGAGCGCAGGCATCCGCGCCTCGGAGTCCGGGTCTTCTGAGGTCCGCTGCGCCGTGCCTCTGCGTGGTCGGGCTGCCGGCCGGCCATGCGTGATCATTCCTTCCGGGTTGGGTCAGCTGGTGGCGCGCCGTGTGGCGACTCCCAGCCGATACGTGTAGCACTTGCTACATTCAAATATACATGTAGCGCCCATTACAGTAAATACCTCGCATATCGGGCATCGGGGTTGCGGAGTGACATGGCGCGTACGGCTGACCAGGCGAAACGAGACCACCTGCTGAGGCAGGTCCGCGCCTACGTGGTCGAAAACGGACTGGCGGACCTCTCCCTGCGCCCGCTTGCCAAGGCGCTCGGGACCAGCGACCGCATGCTCTTGTACTACTTCGGCAGCAAGGAGCAGCTGGTGGCCCAGGCACTGGACCGTGACGAGGGGCGCCCGCTGCTGGTCCTGCGCCGGGCCCTCGACGTCGCGGGCGCACCGACGGACCCGGCAGGCATGCGGGCGATGCTGGAGGAAGTCTGGCGCCAGTTCACCACGCCGCCCGAACGGCGGGACATCCTGCCGGTCACCTTCGAGGTCATGACCGCGAGCGTGCTCAACCCCGACCGGTACGGCCCGGTGATGCGCAGCCTCCTCACCGAATGGAGACACGTTCTGGTCTGCGCGTTCACGGGCCTGGGCATGCCTGATGACAGGGCAGATGCCGAGGCCGCGCTCCTGGTCGACTCCCTACTGGGGCTGCTGCATGCACCCCTTGCCGACGGCGACTGGGACCGCGCCACAACAACTTTCGAAACCCTCCTCGACCGCCTCGAACCCGGCTGGCACCCCCTCGACTAACGGGCTGTGCGCGGTGGTCCGGAACGGGGCGGGCGGGCTGGCTGTCAGGGGGGTGACGACGGGGAAGACCCGCTCCCGGCTGGTGGTCAGGAAGAGCGGGCGGCGCAGCAGGCTGGGATCGCCCTCATGATCGGCCGAGGACAGATCTTCCTGGGTGAGAGCGCTCAGGAGCTGCGGCCCGGTGAAAAGCAGAGTGAGTCCGGCCGGGGTGCGTGGCTCGGTGTCGAGGGGCTGGGAGCGATGGGTGAGCGCGCCACATGGCGTTCACACCCTGCTCACCCGGCCATTCCAGGATGAGGAGTGTCACGTCCTCGATGCCACCATCCTGATCGATCTTTGGCCGGCGGCCCTGGATTCCTGTCGATGAGCACCGCAGCCTCCGGGGTGGGTGCCCCGTCTGGGGTGCGGGGGCCCGGCGAATCTGCGGCTGCGCGGGCCCTGGCCCGGTAGACCGTCGTACGTGACGCGCGCTCAACTGACTGACGAGGTGTGGGAGTTCATTGAGCCGCACCTGCCGATCGGCGAGTACGGCCCGTATTACCCCAAGACCCTGCGGCAGCAGTTCGAGGGCATGATCTGGCGGTTCCGGACCGGCGTGCAGCGGCGGGAGATGTCGAGCGAGTTCGGTGCCTGGTCAACCGTCTCCAATCGCTCCCGCCAGTGGCGTGACGCCGAAGAGTTCCAAGCCCTGTTGGAGGACCTGATCGCGGAGGCGGCGAAGCGGCGCGAGGTGGACCTGTACCGGGTCGGCATCGACTCCACCACCACACGCGCCCACCACGACGCCGCCGGGATGCACCTGGGCAAGGAGGTCCTCACCGCCCTGGAGAAGACCGCCGCCGAAGAGGAGAAGGCCCGCCAGAGGGGGCAGGCCCGAAGAGCAAAGCAGACACGAGGCCGAAGCGGCCCCCGAGCGGGAGGAACGACGACGGGTCCGCCGCCGGCGGAAGCTCCGCCTGAACACTGCCGGCTGCAATTGGACCGCAGCCACACCCTCGATGGCTTCATAGCCGGCACCGGCCACTCATCGCTGGTCGGCCGGCCAGACCAGCGTCGGCCACTGCTGACGGTCCCACCGGCTCGGCTCCCGGCCCTGGTCCCCAGCTGGCGCCGGGGGCCGGGGCCGGGGCGTGCCGCTACCGGTCCGTGGACGAGGTCTCCGCAATCTGGAGGGCCTGGGCGGCGATGGTAATCGCCTCCTGGTCGTGACCGGCCGACTTCGCCGCCCTGGCCTGGCCGAGGGAGACGCGAAGCAGTTCGGTGGTGTGTTCCGGCAGGGAGCGGGACGCCATGGCGTCTTCCAGTTTCCGGATGGTGTCCGCGGCCAGGTCGTCGGCCATGCGCGGCCTCCTCTGTCGTTAGTGCTGGGGGCTGAGGCCTTTCCGACGGTGCCACGCGGCACCGCACCGGACAAGGCGACGGGCCGGTCGGGTGGCGCCCGTCCGTGGGGGGACGCCCCTGGAGCGAGCCCGCCCGGTCAGGGACGAGTGACGCGGCCGTGGTCGGCGGGGCGAGCGGCGGGCAGCCAGCCCCGAAACGACCGGATCAGGCACGGCGCAAGCGGCGGCTGAACGTCTATGCCGAGTACGGCCACGCGGTCAGGGCATTGGCGCAACGTTACCTGCGCATCAGCTGTCTTCCGTGACGCGCGGCCGGTCCGTGCGCCGCCACCCGGGTAACGAGACAGCGTTCCGTTGTCCGGGGACGAGAGGGTGGCCGCAAGGTCCTGAGGTGTGCGAAGAGTCATGTGAGCGGTTCGGCTACATCGCCAACCGCCGTATGGCCGTCTCCCGCTGGTTTCTGGCGGGGAGACGGCCATACGGTGGGGCAGTTCGGTGTCCGCCCGGGTCGTGGTAGCCGCCGGCTTCCGGCCCGCGATGCGACCGTCATCCCCGCGAAGGTACCGGCCGCCTCCCCTGTCGTGAGTGGCAAAAGGGGAGGCGGGATACGCCGGTCCTGTTCCTCGACGGGCTCCACCTGGTCCTTGTCGACGATGCGGAGGACTGCCTGTCCGAGTGTTCAGTGCTCATAGCGGAGCCCTGAGGGTGATGGGCAGCACCCGGTCGGGGCGGTGGTCATCGGGCCGCGAACTGGGGGGTGTGGGTGATCGAAGGGTTGCCCCGCTCCGCATGTGGCACGTGGTGGGCTGGGCAGTTGCGCGGAGGGCGTGTTCGTGGTGAGGGGCGGGGTGTTACGGCCAGCCCTGCTTCACCTTGGCGGGGGCGGTGTTCCAGCTCTTGGGTATGAAGGTGATGATGTAGGTTCCGCGGTCGAAGTCCGTGTAGCCGCTGGACCAGCTGCGGAACTTGCTCTCGTATACCTGCATGGGCCCCATGGCGCCGCCGGGCGAGTGGTAGTGGTTGGCGTGGGTCCATATGGTGTTGTCGGGGTTTGCTTCTTTCTGGTCCCCGAACCAGCCGTAGTCGAAGTTGACGTAGCTCTCGCCGGGCTTGGCGGGGCTACGCGAGGTGTTCCTGTCCTTCGACATGTCGACCAGGCCTGTGTTCTGGGCGGGGCGGAAGGCGTCCGGGTCGCCGTACTTCCTCTTGTCGGAGGGGTTCCTGGGGTCCTGTCCGCTCCAGAAGTGCTTCGAGTAGATGACCGCCTTCATCTTGGACGGGTCGTAGTTGCCCCCGTTCCTGTCCTTGAAGGCCGGTGTGTTCCTCAGGGCTGTGTAAAAGTTCGAACGGATATCTTCTTTGGACAGAGCGTCGTTGTTTTTCGTGAGCTCTGCCTTGAGGTAGCTGAGATAGGCCCCCTCGTCGTGGGTGTTCTCCAGGGCCTTGTTCATGACGGATGCCACATCACGAGCCCGGTTGAACCCCTTTGTCTCGTCGAAGCTCTGCTTGGCGATGCGCCCTTCGAACTCGGCCCGCGTCTCGCCCGGCCGTGGGCCGGTGGTCTCCAGAGCCTTCTTGTACTTGTCCTCGTCAAAGGACGCGAAGGCCAGCTTGTTCGTCGGGTAGGGGCCTGAATTGACCCAGGTGACGCCGACGCACCCGTAGGACAGCTGCTCTCGCTGCTCTTCGGTCATCTGCTGAGGTTTGCCGTCGCGGTGGCTGTAGGCCTGCTGCCACTTGCGTATGTAGTTGCTGATGCCGGTAGTGGCCCTGTCTCCGTGGGCCCGGTACGCGTCAGGCATGCTGTCGAGCGGCTCGGCGGGAGGGGTCACCCTGTCGCCAGCCGATGCGGAGGCACTGAGGGACTCGGCGGCACTCGGCAGTGACCCTTCCGATGACTTGCCGGGCTGACCCAGATTCAGAGCCTTCTCGTTCAGTGCGTTG
This genomic interval carries:
- a CDS encoding protein-glutamine gamma-glutamyltransferase; translated protein: MYKRSGFLALTTVGVVLCTAGLTPSVSQAAGSADGDKGSYAEKHGLTMDDIGHINALNEKALNLGQPGKSSEGSLPSAAESLSASASAGDRVTPPAEPLDSMPDAYRAHGDRATTGISNYIRKWQQAYSHRDGKPQQMTEEQREQLSYGCVGVTWVNSGPYPTNKLAFASFDEDKYKKALETTGPRPGETRAEFEGRIAKQSFDETKGFNRARDVASVMNKALENTHDEGAYLSYLKAELTKNNDALSKEDIRSNFYTALRNTPAFKDRNGGNYDPSKMKAVIYSKHFWSGQDPRNPSDKRKYGDPDAFRPAQNTGLVDMSKDRNTSRSPAKPGESYVNFDYGWFGDQKEANPDNTIWTHANHYHSPGGAMGPMQVYESKFRSWSSGYTDFDRGTYIITFIPKSWNTAPAKVKQGWP
- a CDS encoding transposase → MWEFIEPHLPIGEYGPYYPKTLRQQFEGMIWRFRTGVQRREMSSEFGAWSTVSNRSRQWRDAEEFQALLEDLIAEAAKRREVDLYRVGIDSTTTRAHHDAAGMHLGKEVLTALEKTAAEEEKARQRGQARRAKQTRGRSGPRAGGTTTGPPPAEAPPEHCRLQLDRSHTLDGFIAGTGHSSLVGRPDQRRPLLTVPPARLPALVPSWRRGPGPGRAATGPWTRSPQSGGPGRRW
- a CDS encoding TetR/AcrR family transcriptional regulator — translated: MARTADQAKRDHLLRQVRAYVVENGLADLSLRPLAKALGTSDRMLLYYFGSKEQLVAQALDRDEGRPLLVLRRALDVAGAPTDPAGMRAMLEEVWRQFTTPPERRDILPVTFEVMTASVLNPDRYGPVMRSLLTEWRHVLVCAFTGLGMPDDRADAEAALLVDSLLGLLHAPLADGDWDRATTTFETLLDRLEPGWHPLD
- a CDS encoding ATP-binding protein, with translation MAGRQPDHAEARRSGPQKTRTPRRGCLRSHAVHGAPYQNLTRPAWAARQMAMWGRVLNPPSARLDRAVTRNTSWPVVRAPESVGCTRRRLTAQLTAWGLEELVDTTQLVASELITNALRHTRGPIGVRVHVHGGLLRCEVEDADPNGPTRRTAPADAENGRGIELVDALAHNWGSHRTLTGKTTWFELPLPHQSRAATVAVR
- a CDS encoding metallophosphoesterase, which translates into the protein MRLLLTSDTHLPTRARSLPEALLAAVDEADTVIHAGDWVDEATLDLLESRSRRLIGVYGNNDGPGLCRRLPEVAYAELEGVRFGVVHETGASAGRERRCAARFPGVDVLVFGHSHIPWDTTAERLRLLNPGSPTDRRRQPFCSFMTLTVADGRVYDVTLHPLPPRH